In Buchnera aphidicola (Kaburagia rhusicola ensigallis), the following are encoded in one genomic region:
- the tusC gene encoding sulfurtransferase complex subunit TusC produces the protein MKNIAFVFSHVPYGTSLSKEGLDSVLSISMINPNVSIFFIGDGIFQLMKNQSPEHILLHNYVSSFGILPFFGINQLYYCKESLIERGLFHEHDFFLDICIISRTCIRKKLEEYDLIINF, from the coding sequence ATGAAAAATATAGCTTTTGTGTTTTCTCATGTACCTTATGGTACTAGTTTAAGTAAAGAAGGATTAGATTCTGTTTTATCTATTTCTATGATTAATCCAAATGTTTCTATTTTTTTTATAGGAGATGGTATATTTCAATTAATGAAAAATCAAAGTCCTGAACATATTTTGTTACATAATTATGTTTCTTCATTTGGAATTTTGCCTTTCTTTGGAATTAATCAATTGTATTATTGCAAAGAGTCTTTGATTGAAAGAGGATTATTTCATGAACATGATTTTTTTTTAGATATTTGTATTATAAGTAGAACTTGTATACGTAAAAAATTGGAAGAATATGATTTAATTATTAATTTTTGA
- the rpsL gene encoding 30S ribosomal protein S12, which produces MATVNQLVNKPRLRKITKGNVPALSKCPQKRGVCIRVYTTTPKKPNSALRKVCRVRLTNGFEVTSYIGGEGHNLQEHSVILIRGGRVKDLPGVRYHVVRGALDCSGVKDRKKSRSKYGVKKQKS; this is translated from the coding sequence ATGGCTACAGTTAACCAATTAGTAAATAAACCTCGTTTACGTAAAATAACAAAAGGTAATGTTCCAGCTTTAAGTAAATGCCCTCAAAAAAGAGGAGTATGTATTAGAGTATATACTACTACTCCTAAAAAACCTAATTCTGCGCTACGAAAAGTTTGCAGAGTTCGTTTAACTAATGGTTTTGAAGTAACGTCTTATATTGGAGGTGAAGGTCATAATTTGCAAGAACACTCAGTTATTTTAATTAGAGGTGGTCGAGTAAAAGATTTACCTGGAGTTCGTTATCATGTAGTAAGAGGAGCTTTAGATTGTTCGGGTGTAAAAGATAGAAAAAAAAGTCGTTCTAAGTATGGAGTAAAAAAACAAAAATCGTAA
- the fusA gene encoding elongation factor G — MGRTTPIIQYRNIGISAHIDAGKTTTTERILFYTGINHKIGEVHDGAATMDWMEQEQERGITITSAATTTFWSGMAKQFPPHRINIIDTPGHVDFTIEVERSMRVLDGVVMIYCAVGGVQPQSETVWRQANKYNVPRIAFVNKMDRMGANFFNVIKQIKKRLGANPIPIQLPIGSEDSFVGIVDLIKMKAIHWNNADQGTTFTYEEIPVHLKDLSEKWNQNLIESAVENDEHLMEEYLSGETISEKEIKIALRKRALNNEIILVTCGSAFKNKGVQALLDAIIEFLPSPSDITSIKGVSKNTKNNLIVRYSNDQDPFSALAFKIATDPFVGNLTFFRVYSGVVNSGDIVFNSVKGQKERFGRIVQMHANKREEIKEVRAGDIAAAIGLRSVTTGDTLCDPNYVIVLEQMDFPDPVISIAVEPKTKADQEKMGASLSRLAKEDPSFRVWTDKESNQTIISGMGELHLEIIIERMKREFSVDANIGNPQVAYRETIRNNVNDIEGKYIKQSGGRGQYGHVVIDLFPLKSSEGNYKFINDIKGGVIPGEYISAIDKGIQEQLHSGPLAGYPVLNIGVRLHFGSYHDVDSSEIAFKLAASLAFKSAFKNAKPTLLEPIMKVEIETPEEYMGDVIGDLNRRRGVIEGMQDLSMGKIISAQVPLSEMFGYATDLRSQTQGRASYSMEFLKYSESPSNIATFIIEARENR; from the coding sequence ATGGGACGTACTACACCAATAATACAATATAGAAATATAGGAATTAGTGCTCATATAGATGCAGGTAAAACAACTACTACTGAGCGTATTTTATTTTATACAGGAATTAATCACAAGATTGGTGAGGTACATGATGGTGCAGCAACTATGGATTGGATGGAACAAGAACAGGAAAGAGGTATTACTATAACTTCAGCTGCAACCACTACTTTTTGGTCTGGCATGGCTAAACAATTTCCTCCACACAGAATTAACATTATCGATACCCCTGGTCACGTAGATTTTACTATAGAAGTCGAAAGGTCTATGCGAGTATTAGATGGTGTAGTTATGATTTATTGTGCTGTAGGTGGAGTACAACCTCAGTCAGAGACAGTGTGGAGACAAGCAAACAAGTATAATGTTCCCAGAATTGCTTTTGTAAATAAAATGGATCGCATGGGCGCAAATTTTTTTAATGTAATTAAACAAATAAAAAAAAGACTTGGAGCTAATCCTATTCCTATTCAATTGCCTATTGGATCTGAAGATAGTTTTGTTGGAATTGTGGATTTGATAAAGATGAAAGCAATTCATTGGAATAATGCGGATCAAGGAACTACATTCACTTATGAAGAAATCCCGGTTCATTTAAAAGATCTATCTGAAAAATGGAATCAAAATCTTATTGAAAGTGCAGTGGAGAATGATGAACATTTGATGGAAGAATATTTATCAGGAGAAACAATATCTGAAAAAGAAATTAAAATTGCTCTTCGTAAACGAGCATTGAACAATGAAATAATTCTCGTTACTTGCGGATCTGCCTTTAAAAACAAAGGTGTTCAGGCTTTATTAGATGCTATAATTGAATTTTTACCGTCACCGAGTGATATTACTTCCATTAAAGGTGTATCAAAAAATACCAAAAATAATTTAATAGTGCGTTATTCCAATGATCAAGATCCTTTTTCTGCATTAGCTTTTAAGATTGCTACAGATCCATTTGTAGGAAATTTAACTTTTTTTAGAGTATATTCTGGCGTAGTTAATTCTGGAGATATTGTTTTTAATTCTGTTAAAGGTCAAAAAGAACGCTTTGGGCGTATTGTACAAATGCATGCCAACAAGAGAGAAGAGATAAAAGAAGTTAGAGCTGGTGATATAGCTGCTGCGATTGGTTTAAGAAGCGTAACTACTGGTGATACTTTATGTGATCCTAATTATGTCATTGTATTGGAACAAATGGACTTTCCTGATCCGGTGATTTCTATTGCAGTAGAACCTAAAACTAAGGCAGATCAAGAAAAAATGGGTGCATCTTTAAGTAGATTAGCTAAAGAGGATCCTTCTTTTAGAGTATGGACGGATAAAGAATCAAATCAAACAATTATTTCTGGTATGGGTGAATTACATTTAGAAATAATTATTGAGAGAATGAAAAGAGAATTTAGTGTTGATGCGAATATAGGTAATCCTCAGGTTGCGTATCGTGAAACTATTCGAAATAACGTAAATGATATTGAAGGTAAGTATATAAAACAATCTGGTGGAAGAGGTCAATATGGTCATGTTGTAATTGATTTATTTCCGTTAAAATCTAGCGAAGGAAATTATAAGTTTATAAATGACATTAAAGGAGGAGTAATTCCAGGAGAATATATTTCTGCTATTGATAAAGGAATACAAGAACAATTGCATAGCGGACCTTTAGCTGGTTATCCTGTGTTAAATATTGGAGTTCGATTACATTTTGGCTCTTACCATGATGTTGATTCTTCTGAAATTGCATTTAAATTAGCCGCATCATTAGCATTTAAGAGTGCTTTTAAAAATGCAAAGCCAACATTACTTGAACCAATTATGAAAGTTGAAATAGAAACACCAGAAGAATATATGGGTGATGTAATTGGTGATTTAAATAGGAGAAGAGGTGTAATTGAAGGTATGCAAGATTTGTCGATGGGAAAAATAATTTCTGCTCAAGTACCGCTTTCTGAAATGTTTGGTTATGCCACTGATTTACGTTCTCAGACACAAGGTAGAGCTTCATATTCCATGGAATTTTTAAAGTATTCAGAATCTCCAAGTAACATAGCAACTTTTATTATTGAAGCAAGAGAAAATAGATAG
- the rpe gene encoding ribulose-phosphate 3-epimerase, giving the protein MKTIWLAPSILSANFVRLGEEITSVLGAGGDIIHFDVMDNHYVPNLTFGPMVLKSIRNNGITSIIDVHIMADPVDELIIQFSKAGANFITIHPESTNHLDRSLNLIRNCGCKVGLAINPSTTLDVLEYVMDKLDMIVVMSVNPGFSGQQFIPIIFKKLLEVRKLIDNSHRNILLEIDGGINLSNIKKVASHGVNVFVLGSVIFSSKNYTQIIKDLRYQINLRNDCGIQV; this is encoded by the coding sequence ATGAAGACTATATGGTTAGCTCCTTCAATTTTATCTGCTAATTTCGTTAGGTTAGGAGAAGAGATCACAAGTGTATTAGGAGCAGGAGGAGATATTATTCATTTTGATGTTATGGATAATCATTATGTTCCTAATTTAACCTTTGGACCCATGGTATTAAAATCTATTCGAAATAATGGAATTACATCAATTATTGATGTTCATATTATGGCTGATCCAGTAGATGAATTAATAATTCAATTTTCTAAAGCAGGAGCTAATTTTATTACTATTCATCCAGAATCAACTAATCATTTAGATCGATCCTTAAATTTAATTAGGAATTGCGGTTGCAAAGTAGGATTAGCTATTAATCCCTCAACTACATTAGATGTTTTAGAATATGTTATGGACAAATTAGATATGATTGTTGTGATGTCTGTTAATCCTGGTTTTTCAGGACAACAGTTTATACCGATTATATTTAAGAAGTTATTGGAAGTTCGTAAATTAATAGATAATAGTCATCGAAACATTTTATTGGAAATTGATGGAGGAATTAATTTAAGTAACATTAAAAAAGTTGCATCTCATGGAGTAAATGTTTTTGTTCTTGGTTCAGTTATATTTAGTTCAAAAAATTATACACAGATTATTAAAGACCTTCGTTATCAGATTAATTTAAGGAATGATTGTGGTATTCAAGTTTAA
- the fkpA gene encoding FKBP-type peptidyl-prolyl cis-trans isomerase has protein sequence MFLFLFRGIVVIIICFFSSIVFSKMMDPSLISSQLNITFLDKNFKNDNDQSSYALGVSLGNYINHFFVDQNKLGVHLNKEILLSGIKDSIFLKSKLSASSVSQILNQLEKKLLRLEENIKIKEKKINAIEGKKYIKKLLMQNNMKCSKTGLVFLIKKEGQGLHPRENDIVTVHYVGSLIDGHEFDNSYKRGKPLSFALNNVILGWKEGLKYIKKGGKIKLVIPPSLAYGEDGVPGIPGNSTLIFDIELINIKSNL, from the coding sequence ATGTTTTTATTTTTATTCAGAGGGATTGTAGTAATAATAATTTGTTTTTTTTCCTCTATAGTTTTCTCAAAAATGATGGATCCTTCGTTAATTTCGTCTCAGTTAAATATAACATTTCTTGATAAGAATTTTAAAAATGATAATGATCAATCGTCTTATGCATTAGGCGTATCATTAGGAAATTATATAAATCATTTTTTTGTAGATCAAAATAAATTAGGAGTGCATTTAAATAAAGAAATTCTATTATCGGGAATTAAAGATTCAATTTTTTTAAAATCTAAATTATCTGCTAGCTCAGTATCTCAAATACTTAATCAATTAGAGAAAAAACTGTTACGTTTAGAAGAAAATATAAAAATTAAAGAAAAAAAAATTAATGCTATTGAAGGAAAAAAATATATTAAAAAACTTTTAATGCAAAATAACATGAAATGTTCCAAGACAGGTTTAGTTTTTCTTATAAAAAAAGAAGGACAAGGATTACATCCACGAGAAAATGATATTGTTACTGTACATTATGTTGGATCATTAATTGATGGACATGAATTTGATAATTCTTATAAGCGAGGTAAACCTTTATCATTTGCTTTAAATAATGTAATTTTGGGATGGAAAGAAGGATTAAAATATATAAAAAAAGGTGGGAAAATAAAATTAGTAATTCCTCCATCGTTAGCATATGGAGAAGATGGAGTTCCTGGTATACCGGGTAATTCTACCTTAATATTTGATATAGAATTAATTAATATTAAATCTAATTTGTAA
- the tuf gene encoding elongation factor Tu has protein sequence MSKEKFKRLKPHINVGTIGHVDHGKTTLTAAITTVLAKKYGGSARAFDQIDNAPEEKERGITINTSHVEYDTNVRHYAHVDCPGHADYIKNMITGAAQMDGAILVVAATDGPMPQTREHILLGRQVGVPYIVVFLNKCDMVDDEELLELVEMEVRDLLTQYDFPGEKTPIIRGSALKALEGNAFWENKIIDLAHILDTYIPNPKRSIDQPFLLPIEDVFSISGRGTVVTGRVERGIIKVGEEVEIVGIKPTVKTICTGVEMFRKLLDEGRAGENVGILLRGTKRDDIERGQVLSKPGTITPHIKFESEVYVLSKEEGGRHTPFFKGYRPQFYFRTTDVTGYIELPEGIEMVMPGDNIKMVITLIHPIAMADGLRFAIREGGKTVGAGIVVKVIN, from the coding sequence GTGTCTAAAGAAAAATTTAAACGTTTAAAACCTCATATAAATGTAGGTACTATTGGTCATGTAGATCATGGTAAAACTACTTTAACAGCAGCTATTACTACTGTTTTAGCGAAAAAATATGGAGGATCTGCTCGAGCTTTTGATCAAATAGACAATGCTCCAGAAGAAAAAGAAAGGGGAATTACTATTAATACTTCCCATGTAGAGTATGATACTAATGTGAGACATTATGCTCATGTAGACTGTCCTGGTCATGCCGATTACATAAAAAATATGATTACTGGAGCAGCTCAAATGGATGGTGCAATTTTAGTGGTAGCTGCTACAGATGGTCCTATGCCTCAAACTCGCGAACATATTTTATTAGGTAGGCAGGTAGGCGTTCCCTACATTGTTGTTTTTTTAAATAAATGCGATATGGTGGATGATGAAGAATTACTTGAATTAGTTGAAATGGAAGTTCGTGATTTGTTAACTCAATATGATTTTCCTGGAGAAAAAACTCCAATTATACGAGGTTCTGCTTTAAAAGCGTTAGAAGGAAATGCTTTTTGGGAAAACAAAATAATTGATTTAGCACATATATTGGATACATATATTCCTAATCCTAAAAGATCTATTGATCAACCGTTTTTACTTCCTATAGAGGATGTTTTTTCTATATCAGGTCGTGGAACAGTGGTTACTGGTCGTGTAGAACGAGGAATAATAAAAGTGGGAGAAGAAGTAGAAATTGTAGGTATTAAGCCTACTGTTAAAACTATATGTACTGGTGTAGAAATGTTTAGGAAGTTATTAGATGAGGGTAGAGCTGGAGAGAATGTTGGAATTCTATTACGAGGTACTAAGCGTGATGATATTGAAAGAGGTCAAGTATTGTCTAAGCCAGGAACAATTACTCCTCACATAAAATTTGAATCTGAAGTATACGTATTATCTAAAGAAGAAGGAGGACGTCATACACCATTTTTTAAAGGATATAGACCTCAATTTTATTTTCGTACTACAGATGTTACTGGTTACATTGAACTTCCAGAAGGAATAGAAATGGTTATGCCTGGAGATAATATTAAAATGGTTATTACTCTAATTCATCCTATTGCAATGGCAGATGGATTGCGTTTTGCTATCCGAGAAGGTGGAAAAACTGTAGGTGCTGGAATTGTAGTTAAAGTCATTAATTAA
- the aroK gene encoding shikimate kinase AroK: MAEKRNIFLIGPMGAGKSTIGRQLAQQLNMEFYDSDQEIEKRTGADISWVFDVEGESRFREREQKIINELTSKYGIVLATGGGSVKLKENRNKLSSRGIVVYLETTVEKQLARTQKDKKRPLLQVQNVPIKNILESLAIERNPLYKEIADIIIHMDGKSARAIVFHIINLLNKN; the protein is encoded by the coding sequence ATGGCAGAAAAACGCAATATCTTTTTAATAGGACCTATGGGTGCTGGAAAGAGTACTATAGGTCGCCAGTTAGCTCAACAGTTGAATATGGAATTTTATGATTCTGATCAAGAGATTGAGAAACGTACTGGTGCTGATATCAGTTGGGTTTTTGATGTAGAAGGTGAATCAAGATTTAGAGAACGTGAACAAAAGATAATTAATGAGTTAACTAGTAAATATGGAATTGTATTAGCTACAGGAGGGGGATCTGTTAAGTTAAAAGAGAATAGAAATAAACTGTCATCTCGTGGTATTGTTGTATATTTAGAAACTACTGTAGAAAAACAATTAGCTAGAACACAAAAAGATAAAAAAAGACCTTTATTACAGGTTCAAAATGTTCCTATAAAAAATATTTTAGAATCGTTAGCTATTGAAAGAAATCCATTATATAAAGAAATAGCAGATATTATTATTCATATGGATGGTAAAAGTGCTAGAGCAATAGTATTCCATATTATTAATTTATTAAATAAAAATTAA
- the tusD gene encoding sulfurtransferase complex subunit TusD encodes MNYTLLIMGPPYGTQNASTAFLFACAVTSSKNKLLSIFFHCDGTSNANKYISLSSDECNLVEKWEHLHHKHSVKLNVCISAASRRGVFKKSTKNQFFKNIDDVRSSFFFTGLSELARYIEKSDRVIQF; translated from the coding sequence ATGAACTATACACTTTTAATCATGGGTCCTCCTTACGGAACTCAAAATGCTAGTACTGCTTTTTTGTTTGCTTGCGCTGTTACTAGTAGTAAAAATAAATTATTAAGTATTTTTTTTCATTGCGATGGAACATCAAATGCTAATAAATATATTTCTTTGTCTTCTGACGAATGTAACTTAGTTGAAAAATGGGAACATTTGCATCATAAACATTCTGTAAAGTTAAATGTATGTATCAGTGCTGCATCTAGAAGAGGTGTTTTTAAAAAAAGCACAAAAAATCAATTTTTTAAAAATATTGATGATGTACGATCATCATTTTTTTTTACTGGATTAAGTGAACTTGCGAGATATATAGAGAAAAGTGATCGAGTAATACAGTTTTAG
- the trpS gene encoding tryptophan--tRNA ligase codes for MNNVKKILFSAIQPSGQLTIGNYIGVIRPWVQMQKSYTCLYCIADLHAITTCRSSVELRKNVLDTIALYLACGIDPYKSIVFLQSQVHQHSQLHWILTCHTYYGELSRMTQFKSKSLKNVTTINSGLLNYPILMASDILLYKTNIVPIGYDQIQHLELVCSIARRFNSYYGDIFTIPKKYIMKNGSHILSLLDVNKKMSKSDSNRNNVIFLLENVSSISKKIRLAVTDSDVPPSIHYDIVHKKGISNLLNIFSSLINKSVSDLEIEFSRKSYKDFKSDIIEVISDVIGKMQSSYFYYRKYEDYLEKLLHYGASRACVEADKMLKKVKQVVGFI; via the coding sequence GTGAACAATGTTAAAAAAATTTTATTTAGTGCTATACAACCTTCAGGGCAGTTAACTATAGGTAATTATATTGGAGTTATACGTCCGTGGGTGCAAATGCAAAAGAGTTATACATGTTTGTATTGTATTGCTGATTTGCATGCTATTACCACATGTCGTTCTTCTGTAGAATTACGAAAAAACGTATTAGATACGATAGCGCTGTACTTAGCTTGTGGTATTGATCCATACAAAAGTATTGTGTTTCTTCAATCGCAGGTTCATCAACATTCTCAATTACATTGGATTTTAACATGTCATACTTATTATGGTGAGTTGTCAAGAATGACTCAGTTTAAAAGTAAATCTTTGAAAAATGTTACAACCATTAATTCTGGATTATTAAATTATCCTATTTTAATGGCATCTGATATTTTATTATATAAAACTAATATTGTTCCTATTGGTTATGATCAAATACAACATTTGGAATTAGTCTGTAGTATTGCTCGTCGATTTAATTCATATTATGGTGATATATTTACAATTCCTAAAAAATATATAATGAAAAATGGTTCTCATATTTTATCTCTATTAGATGTAAACAAGAAAATGTCTAAATCTGATTCTAATAGAAATAATGTTATTTTTTTATTAGAAAATGTTAGTAGTATTTCCAAAAAAATACGGTTAGCTGTTACTGATTCTGATGTTCCTCCTAGTATTCATTATGATATAGTTCATAAAAAAGGAATATCCAATTTATTAAATATTTTTTCTAGTTTAATAAATAAAAGTGTTTCTGATTTAGAAATAGAGTTCTCTAGAAAGTCATATAAAGATTTTAAATCAGATATAATTGAAGTTATATCTGATGTAATAGGTAAAATGCAATCTTCTTATTTTTATTATAGGAAATATGAAGATTACTTAGAAAAACTGTTGCATTATGGTGCATCTAGAGCTTGTGTTGAAGCAGATAAAATGTTAAAAAAAGTTAAACAAGTAGTAGGATTTATTTAA
- the tusB gene encoding sulfurtransferase complex subunit TusB, with product MLHILMRSPFEINMILLIDLLRSNDDVIALQDSVIIAIDKNIFLKELLSIPIGLYVIKQDVYARGIQSKISSKVNIVDYLQFVFLTVKHKKQMSW from the coding sequence ATGTTACATATCTTAATGCGTTCTCCTTTTGAAATTAATATGATATTATTAATAGATTTATTAAGATCTAATGATGATGTAATTGCATTACAAGATAGTGTGATAATTGCAATAGATAAAAATATTTTTCTTAAAGAATTATTGTCTATTCCAATAGGATTATATGTTATAAAGCAAGATGTCTATGCTCGTGGCATTCAATCAAAAATTTCCAGTAAAGTTAATATCGTAGATTATCTACAATTTGTTTTTTTGACAGTTAAGCATAAAAAACAAATGTCTTGGTAA
- the aroB gene encoding 3-dehydroquinate synthase — protein MEKLKVTLGNRIYYINIGSSIFEVENIFFPLISGDQVMLVTNNIVSNIWKNNFIYHLNKLGVKINCVILPDGEVTKNVGSMEYIISELLKHLHGRDTTLIALGGGVIGDITGFVASVYQRGVRFIQIPTTLLSQVDASIGGKTSINHVLGKNMIGSFWQPSSVIINLDYLSTLPNSQLVSGIAEVIKYAILFDDVFFNWLEENINSVLKLEKIAISYCVKRCCEIKKVIVEQDERENNSRVLLNLGHTYGHAIETHLGYGKWLHGEAVSAGIVMAAETSVLLGILNVCEKNRIVSLLNRAGLPIKGPKNMTFNSYYENFLRDKKVASGMVRLVLPVSIGKAMIYSNVQKNILISAISNCK, from the coding sequence TTGGAAAAGTTAAAAGTTACTTTAGGAAATCGAATATATTATATTAATATTGGATCATCTATTTTTGAAGTGGAAAATATTTTTTTTCCATTAATATCAGGTGATCAAGTTATGTTAGTTACTAATAATATAGTATCTAATATTTGGAAAAATAATTTTATATACCATTTGAACAAGTTAGGAGTTAAAATAAATTGTGTGATTTTACCTGATGGTGAAGTGACTAAGAATGTAGGTTCAATGGAATATATTATATCAGAATTATTAAAACATTTACATGGACGAGACACTACTTTAATAGCATTAGGAGGTGGAGTAATTGGTGATATAACAGGTTTTGTAGCTTCAGTGTATCAACGCGGAGTTCGGTTTATACAAATCCCTACTACATTATTATCTCAGGTAGATGCTTCTATTGGTGGGAAGACATCTATTAACCATGTTCTTGGAAAAAATATGATTGGTTCGTTTTGGCAACCATCTTCAGTAATTATTAATCTGGATTATTTATCTACATTACCTAACAGTCAATTAGTATCTGGAATAGCGGAAGTTATAAAATATGCTATTCTTTTTGACGATGTTTTTTTTAATTGGTTAGAAGAAAATATTAACTCTGTATTAAAATTAGAAAAAATAGCAATTTCTTACTGCGTAAAACGATGTTGCGAAATTAAAAAAGTAATAGTAGAGCAAGATGAAAGAGAAAATAACTCCCGAGTTTTATTGAATTTAGGTCATACGTATGGTCATGCAATAGAAACTCATTTAGGATATGGAAAGTGGTTACATGGAGAAGCTGTGTCTGCAGGAATAGTAATGGCAGCTGAGACTTCTGTATTATTAGGAATATTAAATGTATGCGAAAAAAATAGAATTGTTAGTTTATTAAATAGAGCAGGTTTACCAATAAAAGGACCTAAAAATATGACATTTAATTCTTATTATGAGAATTTTTTGAGAGATAAGAAAGTTGCTTCGGGAATGGTGAGATTGGTATTACCTGTATCTATCGGAAAAGCTATGATTTATTCTAATGTACAAAAAAATATATTAATTTCGGCGATAAGTAATTGTAAGTAA
- the tsgA gene encoding MFS transporter TsgA: MEKKNIFGLTCISFCSYALTGALIIVTGIILGNVSEYFNVSITRMSNTFTFLNAGVLIAIFLNSWLMSTITLKKQLIMGFILMIIAIWILIFHHTLTLFSLSIFILGVVSGVTMSIGTFLITHLYAGNNRASILLLTDSCFSMSGIIFPIISTLLISNHITWYWIYPVIGILYIIIFILTINLKFPILDAEIKQYPKIEKWNVSIFYLSMSALLYILGQLSFISWIPEYVIKSINLNITQAGTLVSNFWMSYMIGMWTFSFILKYLDLKNIIIYLTGMTTLLIYIFNNIQNYILLKCVIVLIGFVSSAIYTIIITLASQQTKIPSPKIINFILTSGTIGTLLTFIVTGPIVKHYGLISALITSNILYGLVFVISILFNLKNRNKIK, translated from the coding sequence ATGGAAAAAAAAAATATTTTTGGACTAACTTGCATTAGTTTTTGCTCTTACGCTTTAACAGGAGCATTAATCATTGTCACTGGTATAATTTTAGGAAATGTATCTGAATATTTCAATGTATCTATAACTAGAATGAGCAATACTTTCACTTTTTTAAATGCCGGAGTTTTAATTGCTATCTTTTTAAATTCATGGCTTATGAGTACTATCACGTTAAAAAAACAATTAATCATGGGGTTCATACTCATGATAATAGCTATATGGATACTAATATTTCATCATACACTTACATTATTTTCTCTTAGTATATTCATATTAGGGGTAGTCAGTGGAGTAACAATGTCTATCGGTACTTTTCTAATTACTCACTTATACGCAGGAAATAATAGAGCTTCCATATTATTGTTAACTGACTCATGCTTTAGTATGTCAGGTATCATTTTTCCAATCATTTCAACATTGTTAATTTCTAATCATATTACATGGTATTGGATTTATCCCGTAATAGGAATATTATATATAATTATATTTATATTAACAATAAATTTAAAATTTCCTATTTTAGATGCAGAAATTAAACAATATCCAAAAATAGAAAAATGGAATGTTTCTATTTTTTATCTATCAATGTCAGCATTGCTATACATATTAGGACAATTAAGTTTTATCTCATGGATTCCAGAATACGTTATAAAATCTATTAACTTAAACATTACCCAAGCTGGAACATTGGTTAGCAACTTTTGGATGTCATATATGATAGGAATGTGGACTTTTAGTTTTATATTAAAATATTTGGACTTAAAAAATATCATTATATATTTAACAGGAATGACTACATTATTAATATACATATTTAACAATATTCAAAATTATATATTATTAAAATGTGTTATTGTCTTAATAGGTTTCGTTTCTAGTGCTATTTATACTATTATAATTACACTCGCGTCCCAACAAACAAAAATACCTTCTCCAAAAATTATTAATTTTATTTTAACTAGTGGAACAATAGGTACATTACTTACTTTTATAGTTACTGGGCCAATTGTAAAACACTATGGATTAATTTCAGCTTTAATTACGTCTAATATATTATATGGATTAGTTTTCGTAATATCTATATTATTCAACTTAAAAAATAGAAATAAAATTAAATAA
- the rpsG gene encoding 30S ribosomal protein S7 — MPRRRVIGHRKILSDPKFSSEIIAKLINIIMVDGKKSIAEEIVYDALQILSKHTKKKELESFDLALDNVRPTVEVKSRRVGGSTYQVPVEVRLIRRHTLAMRWIVTAARKRTDKSMSLRLASELLDAVENKGSAVKKREEVHRMAEANKAFAHYRW; from the coding sequence ATGCCAAGACGTCGCGTTATTGGACATCGTAAAATTTTGTCAGATCCAAAATTTTCTTCTGAAATTATTGCAAAACTTATTAATATAATCATGGTAGATGGAAAAAAATCTATTGCTGAAGAGATAGTATACGATGCATTACAAATTTTATCTAAACACACTAAGAAAAAAGAACTAGAATCATTTGATTTAGCTTTAGATAATGTTCGACCTACGGTCGAAGTTAAATCTCGTCGTGTGGGAGGTTCGACTTATCAAGTTCCAGTAGAAGTACGTTTAATTCGGAGACATACTTTGGCTATGAGATGGATAGTTACTGCTGCTAGAAAACGTACTGATAAATCTATGTCTTTGAGATTGGCGAGTGAGTTACTAGATGCAGTAGAAAATAAAGGATCTGCTGTAAAAAAACGTGAAGAGGTTCATCGTATGGCAGAAGCAAATAAAGCTTTCGCACATTATCGTTGGTAA